A region from the Altererythrobacter sp. H2 genome encodes:
- a CDS encoding tetratricopeptide repeat protein: MAGWGPADFPSALATLQRDVARERARVEASPGQWMPLETLAMVLHARGQLNGSHADHAAALDAVNAARAAAPAASGPVLARAVVALSLHQNTIAREEVARLAHFAIPPAPSDLAEAEAIRGDVAFYAGHYARAIRHYRAADRIERSPGTMVRLADWHRHMGDFDAARTLLGRGLADRATTTPWMRASYLLQLGAIELQSGNWAAAERLFSAADRAFPDWWLVKAHLGQMAAVRSDFATAEMLYREAMTGAERPSVMDALAALYRAMGRTADADALAVRAAALWNARVDSHPEAYADHAFEAALAAGDPVRAWRLAALNYRARPYGDGRIGLARAALARGRAQSARAILEELERTGWRSTEQYRVLADVCTQIGDRTCAARARRQALAISPQAYHPRADLLAFGHH; this comes from the coding sequence GTGGCGGGATGGGGCCCGGCCGATTTCCCGTCCGCGCTGGCCACCCTCCAGCGCGACGTAGCGCGGGAGCGTGCACGGGTCGAGGCCAGCCCCGGACAGTGGATGCCGCTGGAAACCCTCGCCATGGTATTGCACGCCCGCGGCCAGCTCAACGGGTCGCACGCGGACCATGCAGCAGCGCTTGACGCGGTCAACGCGGCCCGGGCCGCGGCACCCGCAGCCAGCGGTCCGGTTCTGGCCCGGGCCGTGGTTGCGCTGTCGCTGCACCAGAACACGATTGCCAGGGAAGAAGTCGCCCGGCTGGCGCATTTTGCCATCCCGCCCGCTCCAAGCGATCTGGCCGAAGCGGAGGCGATCCGGGGCGATGTAGCGTTCTACGCCGGACACTATGCCAGGGCGATCCGGCACTATCGCGCGGCGGACCGGATCGAACGCAGCCCGGGCACTATGGTGCGACTGGCCGACTGGCATCGCCACATGGGTGATTTCGATGCGGCACGGACGCTGCTGGGGCGAGGTCTGGCCGACCGGGCGACAACAACGCCCTGGATGCGGGCGAGCTATCTGCTCCAGCTGGGTGCGATAGAGCTGCAATCAGGAAACTGGGCTGCCGCCGAGCGCCTCTTCAGCGCAGCGGACCGGGCCTTTCCCGACTGGTGGCTGGTCAAAGCCCATCTGGGCCAGATGGCCGCCGTGCGCAGCGACTTCGCCACAGCTGAAATGCTTTACCGCGAGGCGATGACCGGTGCCGAGCGCCCTTCCGTGATGGATGCGCTCGCGGCCCTGTATCGGGCGATGGGCCGGACGGCGGATGCCGATGCGCTGGCGGTCCGGGCCGCAGCGTTGTGGAACGCGCGCGTGGACAGCCACCCTGAAGCCTATGCCGACCATGCATTCGAAGCGGCGCTGGCGGCGGGCGACCCGGTCCGCGCGTGGCGACTGGCGGCGCTGAACTACCGGGCAAGGCCTTATGGCGATGGCCGCATCGGCCTTGCCCGAGCGGCGCTGGCGCGGGGGCGTGCGCAAAGTGCGCGGGCAATTCTCGAAGAACTGGAGCGGACCGGGTGGCGCTCTACCGAGCAATACCGTGTGCTGGCAGATGTCTGCACGCAGATCGGCGATCGCACCTGTGCGGCGCGCGCCCGGCGGCAAGCGCTTGCGATCAGCCCGCAGGCCTAT